The window GGGAGTCAACAGTTACTGGCCAGAGAAAGTTGCTGGCCGGACAACTGTTGCACAATCATAGATTGATTTATCGCTTTTTATCCGCCTGCTATTACTGCTCCGGACGAGCTGCCACCAGTGGCATAGTATCTCTGGGCATAACCATTACCACGGTAATCATAGTCAACCCAGCTGTTACCATTCCAGACCTGAACTGAACGATGATTTGATGAGTAACGGTTAGCATACTGAACAATACGTGCTCTGGTTCCTGAAGAGGTCAGCGAACTGTACAGTGATGCACTGTTAGCCCAGCAATCACCAGTACCCTTACCATTATACCAGCTGCTACTGTAATACTTGCTGTAACTGCGGACAGCATTGGCATATGATTTTTTAGGAGAGTAGGTTGATTTATCTGAGTTAGAGGTAGAACTGTAATCACTTTCACCGGCAGCGGCCTGGACTTCTGCCAGGTATTTATCCCAGCTGGCCATGGCCTTACGAGTGTCATTACCCACAACACCGTCAACAATTAAACCGGCTTCTTCCTGGAAATTCCGAACAGCAGTTTCGGTGTCTTCACCGAAAATACCATCGATATCCCCAGAATAGTAACCGTAATCAGTTAACCATTGTTGTAGTTCTTTGACCTTATCACCGGTAGTTCCCAGTCTCAATGAACCATCAGTGGAGTTGTTGGTTCCCAGGATCTTACTAGTGGAATTTGCACCAAATGGATTACTACTCTGGAGAACATTCTGAGTGTCCTGAATCTCCTGGTCACTCACTCCAATCTGCAAACCATTGGCCGCGTTATTATCGCCCGCATTATTGTCCGGGTCGCTCACAGCACCAGATATTGGTACTGCAGCAGCGACCATGAACACCATGCATAGCACTGCATAGATAGAGTTTTGCTTTACTCCCTTAATTATACCGCCTCCGTGCCCATAAATACGTATTTATGG of the Methanobacterium formicicum genome contains:
- a CDS encoding peptidoglycan-binding domain-containing protein, which translates into the protein MVFMVAAAVPISGAVSDPDNNAGDNNAANGLQIGVSDQEIQDTQNVLQSSNPFGANSTSKILGTNNSTDGSLRLGTTGDKVKELQQWLTDYGYYSGDIDGIFGEDTETAVRNFQEEAGLIVDGVVGNDTRKAMASWDKYLAEVQAAAGESDYSSTSNSDKSTYSPKKSYANAVRSYSKYYSSSWYNGKGTGDCWANSASLYSSLTSSGTRARIVQYANRYSSNHRSVQVWNGNSWVDYDYRGNGYAQRYYATGGSSSGAVIAGG